Proteins encoded by one window of Pseudomonas tructae:
- a CDS encoding SirB1 family protein, translated as MNPRNACLACLERDPVALLEAALWIAAEHDNSVVPAKVLDEVKALQQEVSAGLPMLPLSELAQPLLRRLNALGFQQDEYHPLRPQAALLDKVMQRRRGQPLALALLTLELARGLSIPLEGVNFPGHFLLRVPGADHLLDPCGGRRLYPADCRELLGRQFGPQLALSADHLLSASPVQMLQRLSRNLRQLHASHDDDLEALKDAERVLQLGPGTAADYMARATLYQHLECPQAERFDLEHALLLSDDPIQRLRLTERLNHLPPASPLVH; from the coding sequence ATGAACCCACGTAATGCCTGTCTGGCTTGCCTTGAGCGTGACCCGGTCGCCCTGCTGGAAGCAGCGCTGTGGATCGCCGCGGAGCACGACAACAGCGTGGTGCCGGCCAAGGTACTGGACGAGGTGAAGGCCTTGCAGCAGGAGGTCAGCGCCGGATTGCCGATGCTGCCGCTCAGCGAACTGGCCCAGCCGTTGTTGCGCCGCCTCAATGCCCTGGGCTTCCAGCAGGACGAGTACCATCCCCTGCGCCCCCAGGCGGCGTTGCTCGACAAGGTCATGCAACGTCGTCGCGGCCAGCCCCTGGCGCTTGCGTTGCTGACCCTGGAACTGGCCCGTGGCCTGTCGATCCCCCTGGAAGGTGTAAACTTCCCCGGGCATTTCCTGTTGCGCGTCCCCGGCGCCGACCACCTGCTCGACCCCTGCGGCGGGCGACGCCTGTACCCAGCCGATTGCCGTGAACTGCTGGGCCGTCAGTTCGGCCCGCAACTGGCGCTCAGTGCCGATCACCTACTCAGCGCAAGCCCTGTGCAGATGCTTCAGCGCCTGTCGCGCAATCTGCGTCAACTGCACGCCAGTCATGATGATGACCTGGAAGCCCTCAAGGATGCCGAACGGGTGTTGCAACTGGGTCCTGGTACCGCCGCCGACTACATGGCACGCGCCACCCTCTATCAACACCTGGAGTGCCCGCAGGCCGAGCGCTTCGACCTGGAGCACGCCTTGCTGCTCAGCGACGATCCAATCCAGCGCTTGCGCCTGACCGAGCGCTTGAATCATCTTCCGCCTGCCTCACCTTTGGTGCACTGA
- a CDS encoding IclR family transcriptional regulator has translation MAKASSPADSSSKQKVRSAEVGTDILKALAQLSPSTSLSRLAEHVDMPASKVHRYLQALIASGFAEQNPATNHYGLGREALRVGLAALGAMDVLKEAALPLSQLRDELNESCFIAVWGNQGATVVNIEPAVRAVTVVTQIGSVLPLLSSSTGLVFGAYLPERETIDLREQELAASGQGFNDYEALFTTIRQRGLHHVHGLLMPGVDALSAPVFNAVGKIAAVLTVVGPTSIFHADEQGPAAQRLLSAARLISWRMGYEESPAG, from the coding sequence ATGGCCAAAGCCAGCTCCCCCGCCGACAGTTCCAGCAAACAGAAGGTCCGCTCGGCCGAAGTCGGTACCGACATCCTCAAGGCCCTGGCGCAGCTGTCGCCCTCCACGTCGCTGTCGCGCCTGGCCGAGCATGTGGACATGCCGGCCAGCAAGGTGCACCGCTACTTGCAGGCACTGATTGCCAGCGGTTTTGCCGAGCAGAACCCGGCCACCAACCATTACGGGCTGGGGCGTGAAGCGTTGCGTGTCGGTTTGGCGGCACTGGGCGCGATGGATGTATTGAAAGAAGCGGCACTGCCGCTGTCGCAGCTGCGCGATGAACTCAACGAAAGCTGCTTTATCGCCGTGTGGGGCAACCAGGGTGCGACCGTGGTCAACATCGAGCCGGCGGTACGCGCGGTTACCGTAGTCACCCAGATCGGTTCGGTACTGCCCTTGCTGAGCTCCTCGACTGGCCTGGTGTTTGGCGCCTACTTGCCAGAGCGCGAAACCATCGACCTGCGCGAGCAGGAACTGGCAGCCTCGGGCCAAGGTTTCAACGACTACGAAGCATTGTTCACAACGATCCGCCAGCGCGGCCTGCACCATGTTCATGGCTTGCTGATGCCAGGAGTCGATGCTCTGTCGGCACCGGTATTCAATGCGGTGGGCAAGATTGCAGCGGTGCTGACCGTGGTTGGCCCGACATCCATCTTCCATGCCGACGAGCAGGGGCCGGCAGCGCAACGACTGTTGTCAGCGGCCAGGTTGATCAGTTGGCGCATGGGTTACGAAGAATCACCCGCTGGTTGA
- a CDS encoding SDR family oxidoreductase, whose translation MRMSIRLDDKVVIVTGAGGGLGRAHALLFARHGANVLVNDLGGSTHGEGASASAADRVVAQIREEGGTAVANHDSVSDGQRIVEQAMDSFGRVDVVINNAGILRDKTFHKMDDSDWEQVYQVHLEGAYKVTRAAWPHLREQNWGRVIFTASTSGIYGNFGQANYGAAKLGLYGLTRTLAIEGRKHGILVNAIAPTGGTRMTEGLIPPQVFEQLKPELVSPLVVYLGSGECQDSGGLYEVGGGWVGKVRWERSLGVGFDPREGFSAQDVAANWEQIGNFDNAVHPQDSLQALQQMMANLQKYPQG comes from the coding sequence ATGCGCATGTCGATTCGCCTGGACGATAAAGTGGTGATTGTCACTGGGGCCGGTGGCGGCCTGGGTCGCGCCCATGCCCTGCTGTTTGCCCGGCATGGCGCCAACGTGCTGGTCAATGACCTGGGCGGCTCGACCCATGGTGAAGGCGCCAGCGCTTCAGCCGCCGACCGGGTGGTGGCACAGATCCGTGAAGAAGGTGGCACGGCCGTGGCCAACCACGACTCGGTCAGCGACGGCCAGCGCATTGTCGAACAGGCCATGGACAGCTTCGGCCGGGTCGACGTGGTGATCAACAACGCCGGCATTCTGCGTGACAAGACCTTTCACAAGATGGACGACAGCGACTGGGAGCAGGTCTACCAGGTTCACCTCGAGGGTGCCTACAAGGTCACCCGCGCCGCCTGGCCCCACCTGCGCGAGCAGAACTGGGGGCGGGTGATCTTCACCGCCTCGACCTCGGGCATCTACGGCAATTTTGGTCAGGCCAACTACGGCGCGGCCAAACTCGGCCTCTACGGGCTTACCCGGACTTTGGCCATCGAGGGGCGCAAGCACGGCATCCTGGTCAACGCCATTGCCCCCACCGGCGGCACGCGCATGACCGAAGGGCTGATACCGCCGCAGGTATTCGAGCAGCTCAAGCCGGAGTTGGTCAGCCCACTGGTGGTGTACTTGGGCAGCGGCGAGTGCCAGGACAGTGGCGGTTTGTATGAAGTGGGTGGTGGCTGGGTCGGCAAGGTCCGCTGGGAGCGTAGCCTGGGCGTCGGTTTTGATCCGCGTGAGGGTTTTTCAGCGCAAGATGTTGCCGCCAACTGGGAGCAGATTGGCAACTTCGACAACGCCGTGCACCCGCAAGACAGCCTGCAAGCCTTGCAGCAGATGATGGCCAACCTGCAGAAGTACCCACAGGGCTGA
- a CDS encoding MFS transporter: MHNQIASFRTALDARPVSRYQWLLLLLLALLLVTDGYDAQVLGYVIPSLAQDWGLEKAAFGPVFSANLLGLTLGSLAVTPLADRFGVRRVLLCCVLLYSSLTLLMVFANSLNSLMLARFVCGIGMGGAMPSAMALMSEYAPPRLRTLMVTLAACGFSLGGAAGGFVAAGFIDSFGWQAVFLAGGVAPLLLFPFLLVYLPESLPRLLRDVPPYARLLKVTAKMLPGWQPPAATARAQAENHNKLTVLALFRDGYARSTLFIWSTFFVSLILLYFMISWLPSLLLESGLALNQANLATSMFLFAGTLGAVFMAWIADRLKRKVRLLGAVLLAAAVFTVLLGLNHDNPRWLVVCVFAAGFCIIGGQLTLNAFTSNFYPAQVRATGTGWALGVGRFGSILGPLFGSLLLAMHLPVEQIFFFCAIPAVLAALLIIQVRSPGEALSAPKVRQAEDDSSARSGASAGLDRR, from the coding sequence ATGCACAATCAGATTGCCAGCTTTCGCACGGCGCTGGATGCCCGGCCCGTGTCGCGTTATCAGTGGTTACTGCTGTTGTTACTCGCTTTGTTGCTGGTTACCGATGGTTATGATGCTCAGGTGCTGGGTTATGTCATTCCTTCCCTGGCCCAGGACTGGGGCCTGGAGAAGGCCGCGTTCGGGCCGGTGTTCAGCGCCAACCTGCTGGGCCTGACCCTGGGCTCGCTGGCAGTGACGCCCCTGGCAGATCGCTTCGGTGTGCGCCGGGTGCTGCTGTGTTGTGTGCTGCTGTACTCCAGCCTGACCCTGCTGATGGTGTTTGCCAACTCGCTCAACAGCCTGATGCTGGCGCGGTTTGTCTGCGGCATCGGCATGGGTGGGGCGATGCCCAGCGCCATGGCGCTGATGTCCGAGTATGCACCGCCGCGCTTGCGCACCTTGATGGTCACCCTGGCGGCTTGCGGCTTTTCGTTGGGTGGCGCAGCGGGAGGTTTTGTTGCTGCCGGGTTTATCGACAGCTTCGGCTGGCAGGCGGTATTCCTCGCTGGCGGTGTCGCGCCGCTGTTGCTGTTTCCATTCTTGCTTGTGTACCTGCCCGAGTCGTTGCCGCGACTGCTGCGCGATGTGCCACCCTATGCGCGTTTGCTCAAGGTCACGGCAAAGATGCTCCCGGGCTGGCAGCCGCCTGCGGCCACTGCGCGGGCCCAGGCAGAAAACCATAACAAACTCACCGTGCTGGCGTTGTTTCGCGACGGCTATGCCAGGTCGACACTGTTTATCTGGTCGACCTTCTTTGTCAGCTTGATCCTCTTGTACTTCATGATCAGCTGGTTGCCTTCCCTGTTGCTGGAAAGCGGCCTGGCGCTGAACCAGGCCAATCTGGCCACCTCGATGTTCCTGTTTGCTGGCACTCTGGGTGCGGTGTTCATGGCCTGGATCGCCGATCGCCTCAAGCGTAAAGTGCGCCTGCTCGGCGCCGTGCTATTGGCGGCGGCGGTGTTCACCGTGTTGCTCGGCCTGAACCATGACAATCCGCGTTGGCTGGTGGTCTGCGTATTTGCCGCAGGCTTTTGCATCATCGGCGGTCAGTTGACCCTCAATGCCTTTACCAGCAATTTCTATCCGGCCCAGGTACGTGCCACCGGCACGGGGTGGGCGTTGGGGGTGGGGCGTTTCGGTTCGATCCTCGGGCCGCTGTTCGGCAGCCTGTTGCTGGCCATGCATTTACCGGTCGAGCAGATATTTTTCTTCTGCGCGATTCCGGCGGTGCTGGCTGCCTTGCTGATCATCCAGGTACGCAGCCCGGGCGAGGCGCTCAGTGCACCAAAGGTGAGGCAGGCGGAAGATGATTCAAGCGCTCGGTCAGGCGCAAGCGCTGGATTGGATCGTCGCTGA
- a CDS encoding Leu/Phe/Val dehydrogenase — MFALMQSTRTQSLHLCIDPPTGLKAVVAIHSEHLGPAMGGCRYLAYPDDDSAMIDAIRLAQGMSYKAALAGLPLGGGKAVIIRNPHVENRAALFEAFGRFVETLQGRFITAVDSGTSTLDMDCIAQTTQHVTSTTAAGDPSPHAAMGVFAGIRATSMARLGSDNLEGLRIAVQGLGNVGYALAEQLHAAGAELLVSDHDPGRVQLAIEQFNARPVANDMLISTPCDIFAPCGVGPVLNGQSVMQLRCAAVAGAANNQLTTLQVADQLESRGILYAPDYVINAGGLIYVALKHRGEDLGTITAHLARIPSRLTEVFAHAQAEKRSPARVAQMLAEGLIYR, encoded by the coding sequence ATGTTTGCACTTATGCAAAGCACCCGTACGCAATCGCTGCACCTGTGCATCGACCCGCCGACCGGCCTCAAGGCTGTGGTCGCGATTCATAGCGAGCACCTGGGGCCGGCCATGGGCGGCTGCCGCTACCTGGCCTATCCAGACGACGACAGCGCGATGATCGACGCCATTCGCCTGGCTCAGGGCATGAGCTACAAGGCTGCACTGGCGGGGTTGCCTCTTGGCGGTGGCAAGGCGGTGATCATCCGCAACCCGCACGTGGAAAACCGCGCGGCTTTGTTCGAAGCGTTCGGGCGCTTTGTCGAAACCCTGCAGGGGCGCTTCATTACCGCAGTAGACAGCGGTACCTCGACCCTGGACATGGATTGCATCGCCCAGACCACCCAGCACGTCACCAGTACAACCGCCGCAGGCGACCCCTCACCGCATGCGGCCATGGGCGTGTTCGCCGGCATTCGCGCTACCTCGATGGCGCGCCTGGGTAGCGACAACCTAGAAGGCTTGCGCATTGCCGTGCAGGGCCTGGGCAACGTCGGCTATGCGCTGGCCGAGCAACTGCATGCGGCGGGCGCCGAGCTGCTGGTCAGTGATCATGATCCGGGCCGGGTGCAACTGGCGATCGAGCAGTTCAATGCCCGGCCAGTAGCCAACGACATGCTGATCAGTACGCCCTGCGACATTTTCGCCCCGTGCGGGGTAGGGCCGGTGCTCAATGGCCAGAGCGTGATGCAACTGCGCTGTGCAGCGGTGGCGGGAGCGGCCAACAACCAGCTGACCACCTTGCAGGTCGCCGACCAGTTGGAAAGCCGCGGAATCCTCTATGCGCCGGATTATGTGATCAACGCGGGAGGGCTGATCTACGTGGCACTCAAGCACCGTGGCGAAGACCTGGGCACCATCACCGCGCACCTGGCGCGCATCCCCTCGCGCCTGACCGAAGTGTTTGCCCACGCCCAGGCCGAGAAGCGCTCGCCGGCGCGGGTGGCGCAAATGCTCGCCGAGGGGCTGATCTACCGTTGA
- a CDS encoding alpha/beta fold hydrolase — protein sequence MPLAEIPLCVWRTRGLNFSFRGQTIRYWTAGQGEPLLLIHGFPTASWDWHYLWTPLTQRFRVIACDMLGFGDSAKPLRHDYSLLEQADLQQALLTHLQVDQPVHVLGHDYGGSVAQELLARHHEGRAQIASCVFLNGGLFPERHRPLLIQKLLLSRLGWLVGCSFGRDDLVRSVTQIYGPCTHPSESALDDYWSLIASNRGTRILHKLIAYLPERVAHRERWVSALQTDGVPLRLINGAVDPISGAHMVERYQELVPNADTVMLQGIGHYPHTEAPVQVLRHYLAFREQPLVHVPQKVAWF from the coding sequence ATGCCCTTGGCCGAGATTCCATTGTGCGTCTGGCGGACCCGGGGCCTGAATTTCTCGTTCCGTGGCCAGACCATCCGTTACTGGACTGCGGGGCAGGGCGAGCCGCTACTGCTCATTCATGGTTTTCCCACCGCCAGTTGGGATTGGCATTACCTGTGGACGCCCCTGACCCAGCGTTTTCGCGTCATCGCCTGTGACATGCTCGGCTTTGGTGACTCGGCCAAACCGTTGCGCCATGACTACAGCCTGCTGGAGCAGGCCGACTTGCAACAGGCGCTGCTTACGCACTTGCAGGTCGATCAACCCGTGCATGTGCTCGGACATGACTACGGCGGCAGCGTCGCCCAGGAATTGCTCGCCCGCCACCACGAGGGACGGGCGCAGATCGCCAGTTGCGTATTCCTCAATGGCGGCCTGTTCCCTGAGCGCCATCGACCGCTGCTGATTCAGAAACTGCTGCTCAGCCGCCTGGGCTGGCTGGTGGGTTGCTCGTTCGGGCGCGATGACCTGGTTCGCAGCGTGACGCAGATCTACGGCCCTTGTACCCATCCCAGCGAAAGCGCGCTGGACGACTACTGGAGCCTGATTGCCTCCAACCGTGGCACGCGGATCCTGCACAAGCTGATCGCCTACCTGCCCGAGCGGGTTGCCCACCGCGAGCGTTGGGTCTCAGCACTACAGACCGACGGTGTGCCGTTGCGGTTGATCAATGGTGCGGTCGATCCGATTTCCGGCGCGCACATGGTGGAACGCTACCAGGAACTGGTGCCCAACGCCGACACCGTGATGCTCCAGGGCATCGGTCACTATCCTCACACCGAAGCACCGGTGCAGGTGCTGCGTCATTACCTGGCGTTTCGTGAGCAGCCGTTGGTGCATGTGCCGCAGAAGGTCGCCTGGTTCTGA
- the fahA gene encoding fumarylacetoacetase — MNQSALARSWVEHANGHGDFPLQNLPLGIFSRKDQAPRCGVAIGDAILDLEAVLAAGLFDGQARAAVEATRGGALNAFFALGRGARVALRERLLELLGEHSEHQAALKPLLHAASECQLHLPARIGDYTDFYVGIEHAKNVGKLFRPDNPLLPNYKHVPIGYHGRASTIRPSGTDVRRPKGQTLPAGQSEPSFGPCARLDYELELGIWIGQGNDMGDSIPVAEAAEHIAGFCLLNDWSARDIQAWEYQPLGPFLSKSFISTISPWVVTAEALEPFRCAQPARPEGDPQPLAYLLDKRDQAGGAFDIELEVLLLTERMREQNLPAHRLTLSNTLSMYWTVAQMVAHHSVNGCQLQPGDLFGSGTLSGAQPGQFGSLLEITQGGKEPVELASGEVRKFLEDGDEIILRARCKRDGVASIGFGECRGKILAAH, encoded by the coding sequence ATGAATCAGTCCGCCCTTGCCCGCAGTTGGGTAGAACACGCCAATGGCCACGGCGACTTCCCGCTGCAGAACCTGCCGCTGGGCATCTTCAGCCGCAAGGATCAGGCACCACGCTGTGGCGTGGCGATCGGTGACGCCATCCTCGACCTTGAAGCGGTGCTGGCCGCCGGCCTGTTCGACGGCCAGGCCCGCGCCGCAGTCGAGGCCACCCGTGGTGGTGCGTTGAACGCCTTCTTCGCCCTTGGCCGTGGTGCCCGGGTAGCCCTGCGCGAGCGCCTGCTGGAACTGCTCGGCGAGCACAGCGAACACCAGGCGGCGCTCAAGCCGCTGCTGCATGCGGCCAGTGAGTGCCAGTTGCACCTGCCGGCGCGCATCGGTGACTACACCGACTTCTATGTCGGCATCGAGCACGCCAAGAACGTCGGCAAGCTGTTCCGCCCCGACAACCCGCTGCTGCCCAACTACAAACACGTACCTATCGGCTACCACGGCCGCGCCTCGACCATTCGCCCGTCGGGTACCGACGTACGCCGGCCAAAGGGCCAGACCCTGCCTGCCGGCCAGAGCGAGCCGAGCTTCGGCCCGTGCGCGCGCCTGGACTACGAGCTTGAGCTGGGTATCTGGATCGGCCAGGGCAACGATATGGGCGATTCGATCCCGGTGGCCGAAGCCGCTGAACACATCGCAGGCTTCTGCCTGCTCAACGACTGGTCGGCGCGTGATATCCAGGCCTGGGAATACCAGCCACTTGGACCGTTCCTGTCCAAGAGCTTCATCTCCACCATCTCCCCATGGGTGGTGACCGCCGAAGCCCTGGAACCGTTCCGTTGCGCCCAGCCAGCACGTCCGGAGGGCGACCCACAGCCACTGGCGTACCTGCTCGACAAGCGCGACCAGGCCGGCGGCGCCTTCGATATCGAATTGGAAGTACTGCTACTGACCGAGCGCATGCGCGAGCAGAACCTGCCGGCCCATCGCCTGACCCTGAGCAACACCTTGAGCATGTACTGGACCGTGGCGCAGATGGTTGCCCACCACAGTGTCAACGGTTGCCAGTTGCAGCCGGGCGACCTGTTCGGTTCGGGCACGCTCTCCGGCGCCCAGCCTGGCCAGTTCGGCAGCCTGCTGGAGATCACCCAGGGCGGCAAGGAGCCGGTTGAGCTTGCGTCGGGCGAGGTACGCAAGTTCCTCGAAGACGGCGACGAGATCATTCTGCGCGCCCGTTGCAAGCGCGATGGCGTGGCCTCGATCGGTTTCGGCGAATGCCGCGGCAAGATTCTTGCTGCGCACTGA
- the hmgA gene encoding homogentisate 1,2-dioxygenase, protein MNLDNTPVLDYQSGFGNEFASEALPGALPVGQNSPQKAPYGLYAELFSGTAFTMARSEQRRTWLYRIRPSALHPRFERLERQLAGGPPGAVTPNRLRWSPQPIPSEPTDFIDGWVAMAANSAGEKPAGISIHTYCANRSMERVFFSADGELLLVPEQGRLRIVTELGVLEVEPLEIAVLPRGLKFRVELLDGQARGYLAENHGAPLRIPDLGPIGSNGLANPRDFLAPVAHYEEVDAPVQLVQKFLGELWGCELKHSPLDVVAWHGNNVPYKYDLRRFNTIGTVSFDHPDPSIFTVLTSPTSVPGMANLDFVIFPPRWMVAENTFRPPWFHRNLMNEFMGLIKGEYDAKADGFLPGGASLHSCMSAHGPDAETCGKAIAVELAPNKIDNTMAFMFETSQVLRPSRHALECPQLQADYDSCWASLPSTFTPNRR, encoded by the coding sequence ATGAACCTCGATAACACCCCCGTCCTCGATTACCAGAGCGGCTTCGGCAACGAATTCGCCAGCGAAGCCTTGCCCGGCGCCTTGCCGGTCGGGCAGAACTCGCCGCAAAAGGCCCCGTACGGTCTGTATGCCGAACTGTTTTCTGGCACCGCTTTCACCATGGCACGCAGCGAGCAACGGCGCACCTGGTTGTACCGCATTCGGCCTTCGGCCCTGCACCCGCGCTTCGAGCGCCTGGAGCGTCAACTGGCCGGCGGCCCGCCAGGAGCGGTGACGCCTAACCGCCTGCGCTGGAGCCCGCAGCCGATCCCCAGCGAGCCAACCGATTTCATTGACGGCTGGGTGGCCATGGCGGCCAACTCGGCTGGTGAGAAACCTGCTGGTATCAGCATCCATACCTATTGCGCTAATCGCTCCATGGAGCGGGTGTTCTTCAGCGCCGACGGTGAACTGTTGCTGGTGCCCGAGCAGGGCCGCCTGCGCATCGTCACCGAGCTGGGCGTACTGGAGGTCGAGCCGCTGGAAATCGCGGTGTTGCCCCGCGGCCTGAAGTTTCGTGTCGAACTGCTCGACGGCCAGGCCCGTGGCTACCTGGCGGAAAACCACGGTGCGCCGCTGCGTATCCCGGACCTGGGGCCGATCGGCAGTAATGGCCTGGCCAACCCGCGCGACTTCCTGGCCCCTGTGGCCCATTACGAGGAAGTCGATGCTCCGGTGCAACTGGTGCAGAAGTTTCTCGGCGAGCTGTGGGGCTGTGAGCTCAAGCATTCGCCGCTGGACGTGGTCGCCTGGCACGGCAACAACGTGCCGTACAAATATGACCTGCGCCGCTTCAACACCATCGGCACGGTCAGTTTCGACCACCCGGACCCGTCGATCTTCACCGTGCTGACTTCGCCGACCAGCGTGCCGGGCATGGCCAACCTCGACTTCGTGATCTTCCCGCCGCGCTGGATGGTGGCCGAGAACACCTTCCGTCCACCATGGTTCCACCGCAACCTGATGAACGAGTTCATGGGCCTGATCAAGGGCGAGTACGACGCCAAGGCCGATGGCTTTCTACCCGGTGGTGCCTCGTTGCACAGTTGCATGAGTGCCCATGGCCCGGATGCCGAAACCTGTGGCAAGGCCATTGCCGTGGAGCTTGCGCCGAACAAGATCGACAACACCATGGCTTTCATGTTCGAGACCAGCCAGGTGCTGCGTCCGAGCCGCCATGCGCTTGAATGCCCGCAATTGCAGGCCGACTACGATAGTTGCTGGGCCTCGTTGCCGAGCACCTTCACCCCGAATCGGAGATAA
- a CDS encoding YebG family protein: MAVEVVYRSSRDLERLFMDKAEADRHDKMLELAELLAEVLKKAVPSLSEQQVEDAGIYMAKNRDIFARAFKSQPDALSELLGDGAAQ; this comes from the coding sequence ATGGCCGTCGAAGTGGTATACCGCAGCAGCCGCGACCTGGAGCGCTTGTTCATGGATAAAGCCGAAGCAGACCGTCACGACAAGATGCTCGAACTGGCTGAACTGCTGGCCGAGGTCCTGAAGAAAGCCGTGCCGTCGCTGAGCGAACAGCAGGTCGAGGATGCCGGTATTTACATGGCGAAAAACCGCGACATATTCGCCAGGGCCTTCAAGAGCCAGCCTGACGCCTTGTCCGAGCTGCTTGGCGACGGCGCCGCCCAGTAA
- the maiA gene encoding maleylacetoacetate isomerase, with protein MELFTYYRSTSSYRVRIALALKGLDYQSLPVNLLKGEQREEPFVSRNPQGRVPALKTDSGEILVQSPAIIEYLEEVYPQPALLPQDPVRRAHARGVAALIGCDVHPLHNVSVLNQLRELGHDDGEVNQWIGHWISQGLAAVEQLIGDKGFCFGDTPGLADVYLIPQLYAAERFNIDLSGFPRIRRVAALAEAHSAFAQAHPSRQPDTP; from the coding sequence ATGGAACTCTTTACCTACTACCGCTCGACTTCATCCTACCGGGTGCGGATTGCCCTGGCGCTCAAGGGGCTGGATTACCAGTCGCTGCCGGTCAACCTGCTCAAGGGCGAGCAGCGCGAAGAACCCTTCGTGTCCCGCAACCCACAAGGGCGGGTGCCGGCGCTGAAGACCGACTCGGGTGAGATCCTGGTGCAGTCGCCAGCGATCATTGAATACCTGGAAGAGGTTTATCCACAACCGGCACTACTGCCTCAGGACCCGGTTCGCCGGGCCCACGCCCGCGGTGTGGCGGCGCTGATCGGCTGCGATGTTCATCCGCTGCACAACGTCAGCGTGCTCAATCAATTGCGCGAGCTGGGCCATGACGACGGCGAGGTCAATCAGTGGATTGGTCACTGGATCAGCCAGGGCCTGGCTGCGGTCGAGCAGTTGATTGGTGACAAAGGCTTCTGCTTCGGCGATACGCCCGGGCTGGCCGATGTCTACCTGATCCCGCAACTGTACGCCGCCGAGCGCTTCAATATCGACCTCAGTGGCTTCCCGCGCATTCGCCGGGTCGCCGCCCTGGCCGAGGCGCATTCGGCATTTGCCCAGGCCCACCCTTCGAGGCAGCCCGACACCCCATAA
- a CDS encoding disulfide bond formation protein B: protein MNEQTSHLNRERRFLVLLGVICLALIGGALYMQVVLGEAPCPLCILQRYALLLIALFAFIGAAMPGKRSLTLLEGLVVLSAIGGIAAAGNHVYVLANPAISCGIDTLQPIVDGLPLASVLPLVFQVDGFCSTPYPPVMGLSLAQWALVAFILTAVLVPLGIYRNRRQA from the coding sequence ATGAACGAGCAAACATCGCACCTGAATCGGGAACGGCGCTTTCTGGTGCTGCTGGGGGTGATCTGCCTGGCCCTCATCGGTGGTGCGTTGTACATGCAGGTGGTGCTGGGCGAGGCGCCATGTCCGCTGTGCATCCTGCAACGTTATGCCTTGTTGTTGATCGCACTGTTCGCCTTCATCGGCGCGGCGATGCCTGGCAAGCGCAGCCTGACCCTGCTCGAAGGCCTGGTGGTGCTCAGCGCCATTGGTGGCATCGCTGCCGCCGGCAATCATGTGTATGTCCTGGCCAATCCTGCGATCAGTTGCGGCATCGACACCCTGCAACCGATCGTCGACGGCCTGCCACTGGCTTCGGTGCTGCCGCTGGTGTTCCAGGTCGATGGCTTCTGCTCCACCCCCTACCCACCGGTCATGGGCCTGTCCCTGGCACAATGGGCGCTCGTAGCCTTTATACTGACCGCCGTTCTGGTGCCCCTGGGTATCTACCGCAACCGCCGTCAGGCTTAG